A portion of the Gossypium arboreum isolate Shixiya-1 chromosome 8, ASM2569848v2, whole genome shotgun sequence genome contains these proteins:
- the LOC108468724 gene encoding cell wall protein IFF6-like: MGAFKSLALVAFLLAMLTIVSESRVVRKDLGIDLGGVGVVIGAGVGLGLGGGGSGSGAGAGSGSGSGSSSSSSSSSSSSSYSNSGSGSDAGSYAGSSAGSRAGSGSGGNKGRQGGSGHGEGYGEGSGRGNGSGNGEGYGEGHGYGEGHGSGGDN, encoded by the coding sequence ATGGGAGCATTTAAGTCCCTAGCATTGGTCGCCTTTCTCCTTGCTATGTTGACTATTGTGTCGGAGAGCAGGGTTGTAAGGAAAGACTTGGGCATCGATCTTGGTGGTGTAGGAGTAGTGATTGGAGCAGGTGTAGGGCTGGGTCTCGGAGGTGGTGGTTCAGGGTCTGGAGCTGGGGCTGGTTCTGGTTCCGGTTCTGGTTCCAGTTCCAGTTCAAGTTCAAGCTCTTCCTCTTCATCCTATTCAAACTCGGGTTCAGGGTCAGATGCAGGTTCGTATGCGGGGTCTTCTGCTGGGTCTCGAGCAGGATCAGGATCTGGTGGTAACAAGGGACGGCAAGGTGGTTCAGGTCATGGTGAGGGATATGGGGAGGGGTCAGGCAGGGGAAATGGTTCAGGCAATGGTGAAGGTTATGGCGAGGGACATGGCTATGGAGAGGGTCATGGCAGCGGTGGGGACAATTAA